The Methanomicrobiales archaeon genomic interval CCGGGCGCGATCTCGTGGACGATCTCCAGCATGGCCGTCCCCTCGTTCTGCCGGGTCGACATCAGGCGGCCCGGTTCTTCAGGACACGGACACCTTGGGGGAGATCCCCGGCATCCACGGCATCCTGCAGATTGTCCACGCCGTCAGAGATGACGCCCACACGGATACCTTCCCCGGTTGCCCCCAGAGACCGCACCAGGTTGGGGATGCGGTGCAGTTCCACACCCTCGGAGACAACCGATCCTCCATCTGTGATATTCTCCTGGTACGACACGAGAGCCCCTATGGGCCGATCCGCCTGGAGATCCTGCACGGATGCCAGCTTCTCGAACAGCACGATGATGTCCCCTTCGGACTCGCCGGCATCTGCGTCAAAAGAGGAACCGGCACAGCACATGCCGTGGGCCAGAAGAACTGTCAAGAACAGAAGTATACCCACGGCCCGTCGTTTGATGTTGGGCACGATGTAACACCGCGCGATGGTACCATTTCTACTATAAATAGATTATCCGTATTCTGATGGCAGAACGGTCCGGTATCCTGCCGGACGGCGGGGCCGCTCAGATCCGCGACGGGAAGCGTGGATGCTGAGCGGGGTCCGGGGGCGGCGATGGCGGCTGATCGGCAGGGCTAGGGAGACATGAGCCGATGCAGGAGGACTGCCCCTTCCAGCAGATGTATTTTCCCTCCAGCTGCGCAGCATTCCGTTCGACTCCCTGCGTCATGAAGGTATTGCGCGCCTCTGCTACATTCCCGTGCAGGATCCGCACAACAGCGACCGCATGACATCCGTGGCCAAGGGCGATACGCTGGTGCTGCTCGTATGCAGAGGGGAAGAATCTCCCTTCCCAGAACCGAAAAAATCGGCGATGCTGCGCCGCATGCCCTCCCGATCCCCCTGTCTTTCTCGCTGCCGTGCGGGTGCGCCCGATCTGCAGGCGATGCAAGGGCCGTCAAAAAGACTCTTCACGGCGGGACGGCCAGACACGGAGGAGGTAGATGGCGATGGTAATGAGGAGCAGGCCGAAGAGGAGGTTGTACGCGGAACTCTCCACCCAGGTCAGGGTGTTCCCGAAGGAGAAGAGGGCCGTGGCGACCGAGTAGAGGCCCGCCGCCAGGAGGGCGATCGCGGGGATGGCGGGGCAGAGGGAGAAGAGCGGGGCGGGCAGGAAGGGGAAGCGGCGCAGAAAAGGCTCGCGGTAGAGGGCGAGGAGCATGGGCATGCTGGCGGCGAGGAAGAGCCACTCAAACGGACTTGTCAGTTCCCGCAGCAGCCCCACCAGGAGGAAGTCCTCCACGGGCTCTGCGGTGAAGGGCCCGAGCAGCGGGAAGAGCCAGTTGGCGGGAAACAGCCACATCGCATCCAGGAGCTGGGGTAGGAGGACGCCGGCGGTGACGGCGAGGAGGGTGAGGCTCCCCCGGCGGTGCAGCTGCAGGAAGCCCGGGAGCGCGAGGATGAGGACGGCGAAGATGTCGTGGGCGAGGAGCCGTCCGTAGTCGAGCGACCCCGCGAGCAGGATGTGGCCGACGGGCTTGTCGATCAGGTCGGGGAGGAGGGCCCCGAGGGCCAGGGCCCCACCAGCCGCCGCTCTCACGTTGCCCGGAAGAGGAAGATCCCGAGAAGGAGGCCGAAAAAGAGGTGGGCCGCAACCAGCATGCATGGTAGGGTGGATCGAAACGGGATAAAAAAGGTGGCCGGACTATCCCTCGAACTCGAGCTCCACGCCCCCCACCAGGCTCGCGGCGATATTGTAGACGGCGGCGATGATCGCGCCGTAGATGAAGCCGATGACAGCGTACAGGAGGGGGATGAGTATCAGCAGGGCGAGCCCCAGGCCGGCCGCCCCCAGGGGCATGCCGGAGAGGGTGCCCAGGCTCGCGAAGAGGGCGACGAACACCCCGACGATGAGGCCGATGACGGCCATGATGATTGCCACGATTTTCGCTACCGAGAGGATGCCGAGTCTTCGGAGAACGGGCATGGTAACACCGGATACCGGTTGCGGGAGGAGGGGATAAAGGATAGCGATTCGAACCGAAGGGACCGGAAGCAAAAGCACATCTGGATACCGGCGGCAGGAGTTCGATTCGGTCTCGCCTGCCTGTTCTGGGAGAAGTTGATTGGGGGGCCAAATAAAGGATTACCGTTGCCTCCCCACGCCGATACGAAAAAGATTCCGATACGACCCTAAGAGATGGGATGTTCCCGAGAAGCCGCTGGGATCAGAGTCGCTTTACTGTTCAGTGATCTCTCGAATACAGTCGGTGATGTACCCTACATCGGAGACTGTCATCCCCGGATAGAGGGGGAGGGTGAGCTCGTGGTCTCCTGCGAACTCGGTCCACGGCAGGGATCCCCTGGCAGCACCGAGTGTCTGCCTGTAGTAGGTAAAGAGATGGATGGGGGGGTAATGGATGCTCGTCTGTATCCCCTCTTCCTTCAGCGAGGCCATCAATGTGGTGCGGTCGAGCTCACCCGACACAATCACAGGCATGATGTGGTGCGACGACCCCTCGGGATAATGCTGGAAGGGGCATGAAATTCCCGGTATTCCCTCGAGCCTCCGCCTGTACTCCGATACGAGGTTGGCCCTCTGGCGATTCATGGTATCCAGTCTCCTCAGCTGGACGATGCCAAGAGCGGAGGCGATCTCTGTCAGGCGGTAGTTGAAACCCAGGTCCGTGACATCGTAACTGAATCCATGCCCGCGATGGCGATCCCACGTCAGGCTCGTCATGCCATGGGACCGCAGAAGGCGGACCTTCTCCGCAAGTGCATCATCGTTCGTGACAATCATCCCCCCCTCGCCGGTGGTCAGGTTCTTGTTCGCGAAGAAACTGAAGCACCCGATGTCTCCCATCGATCCGCACTTTGCACCGCGGTATTCCGCCCCGAGAGCGTGCGCCGCATCCTCGATCAGGGGAAGGCCGTTCTCCTCGGCCACAGTAAGCAGAATTCGCATATCGCAGGGATATCCTGCATAGTGAACCACCGTGATTGCGCGTGTCTCAGGCGTCACGTTCTCCCACACCGCTTCGGGAGATATATTCA includes:
- a CDS encoding DegT/DnrJ/EryC1/StrS family aminotransferase, whose translation is MAWKIPLSDITLDEEELSAVREVLASRWLSMGAVTEEFERLFADYVGTRHAFAVSSGTAALHIAHRVLGISSGDRVITPSLTFVATSNSILYCGGSPLFADINGPDDLNISPEAVWENVTPETRAITVVHYAGYPCDMRILLTVAEENGLPLIEDAAHALGAEYRGAKCGSMGDIGCFSFFANKNLTTGEGGMIVTNDDALAEKVRLLRSHGMTSLTWDRHRGHGFSYDVTDLGFNYRLTEIASALGIVQLRRLDTMNRQRANLVSEYRRRLEGIPGISCPFQHYPEGSSHHIMPVIVSGELDRTTLMASLKEEGIQTSIHYPPIHLFTYYRQTLGAARGSLPWTEFAGDHELTLPLYPGMTVSDVGYITDCIREITEQ